A stretch of the uncultured Trichococcus sp. genome encodes the following:
- the serC gene encoding 3-phosphoserine/phosphohydroxythreonine transaminase: MKRARNFSAGPAILPESVLEKVQSEMLSYKDSGMSVMEMSHRSSLFEEIIQDAEQLLRELMNIPEGYKVLFLQGGASLQFSMIPMNLGKGGKVGYINSGSWAKKAISEAKILKVPNIEVLASSEADNFTYIPEIPETDEAYDYIHITTNNTIEGTAFQTIPRFVNAPIVADMSSNILSNRYDVNDFGLIYAGAQKNIGPAGLTIVIVKEDLIQTENTLPSMLDYRTHIKNDSLYNTPPSFSIYVAKLVFEWLKDLGGVEAMVKMNEEKAGLLYRTIEESDLFSSPVAVNSRSLTNIPFVTGDKDLDAKFVKEATALGFLNLKGHRSVGGMRASIYNAFPYEGVIELTEFMKAFEAKEGKFK; the protein is encoded by the coding sequence ATGAAAAGAGCAAGAAATTTTTCCGCTGGTCCAGCAATACTACCAGAATCAGTCTTAGAGAAAGTACAGAGTGAAATGCTATCCTATAAAGATAGTGGCATGTCAGTCATGGAGATGAGTCACCGCTCCTCCTTGTTCGAAGAGATCATTCAGGATGCAGAACAATTACTACGGGAATTGATGAATATTCCGGAAGGTTATAAAGTCTTGTTCCTGCAAGGTGGCGCAAGCCTGCAGTTCTCCATGATTCCGATGAATCTTGGGAAGGGCGGCAAAGTCGGTTACATCAACTCCGGATCATGGGCTAAGAAAGCCATCTCTGAAGCTAAGATTTTAAAAGTCCCGAATATTGAAGTATTGGCCAGTTCCGAAGCGGATAATTTCACATACATTCCTGAAATTCCGGAAACAGACGAAGCCTATGATTACATCCATATCACAACGAACAACACAATCGAAGGGACAGCTTTCCAAACAATCCCTCGTTTTGTTAACGCACCGATCGTTGCTGATATGTCTTCCAATATCCTGTCCAATCGCTACGATGTCAACGACTTTGGATTGATTTACGCAGGCGCACAAAAAAATATCGGGCCTGCAGGATTGACGATCGTGATCGTGAAAGAGGATCTGATCCAGACCGAGAATACATTGCCGAGCATGCTTGACTACCGTACACACATAAAAAATGATTCCTTATACAATACACCACCAAGCTTCTCCATCTACGTGGCCAAGTTAGTCTTCGAATGGTTGAAGGATTTGGGCGGCGTGGAAGCTATGGTAAAAATGAACGAAGAAAAAGCAGGTTTATTGTACCGCACAATCGAAGAATCAGACTTGTTCTCTTCCCCTGTTGCAGTCAATTCCCGTTCATTGACGAATATCCCATTCGTTACCGGAGACAAAGACTTGGATGCGAAGTTCGTCAAAGAAGCTACAGCATTAGGCTTCCTTAACCTGAAAGGCCACCGTTCCGTGGGAGGCATGCGCGCGAGTATCTATAACGCATTCCCGTATGAAGGCGTCATAGAATTAACAGAATTTATGAAAGCTTTTGAAGCTAAGGAAGGGAAATTCAAATAA
- a CDS encoding phosphoglycerate dehydrogenase, whose protein sequence is MFEIKTYNAIAPEGLNLLNADQFALNSGENPDGIILRSEKLHGMEFPESLKAIARAGAGVNNVPVEECSEAGVVVFNTPGANANAVKELVLAAMIMAARPIKEGLDWVQTLSGEDVEKQVEKGKSQFAGTEISGKTLGVIGLGAIGAMLANDAFRLGMEVIGYDPYVSVETAWNINRRVQKAASVAEILEKADYISIHVPVNGDTKGMVDAAFLAQMKDTAVLLNFARGELVNTADMLAALKEKRIRKYVTDFADEALLHNDDIIVMPHLGASTEEAEVNCAIMAAQTLKYFLETGNIVNSVNFPGVDIAMHSPIRITVINKNIPNMVGQISSGLAKYFINIEDILNRSRGSYAYTVIDIAETDQAVLDEVIEKIKKIDGVVNVRVIRR, encoded by the coding sequence ATGTTCGAAATTAAAACTTACAACGCGATCGCCCCAGAAGGCTTAAATTTACTGAATGCAGATCAATTCGCCCTTAACTCAGGCGAAAATCCTGACGGCATCATCCTGCGCAGTGAAAAACTGCATGGTATGGAATTCCCTGAAAGCTTGAAAGCCATCGCCCGTGCCGGCGCCGGCGTCAACAACGTACCCGTTGAAGAATGTTCCGAAGCAGGCGTCGTTGTCTTCAACACACCAGGCGCGAATGCCAATGCGGTCAAAGAGCTTGTGTTGGCAGCTATGATCATGGCTGCCCGTCCAATCAAAGAAGGACTGGATTGGGTCCAAACATTAAGCGGTGAGGATGTCGAGAAGCAAGTCGAAAAAGGCAAAAGCCAATTCGCGGGGACGGAGATTTCCGGGAAAACACTGGGTGTCATCGGCCTGGGTGCCATCGGTGCGATGTTGGCCAACGATGCATTCCGTTTAGGCATGGAAGTCATCGGGTATGACCCATATGTTTCAGTGGAAACAGCATGGAACATCAATCGCCGTGTTCAAAAAGCTGCTTCAGTCGCTGAAATATTGGAAAAAGCGGATTATATTTCCATTCACGTGCCAGTCAATGGCGATACAAAAGGCATGGTTGATGCAGCCTTCTTGGCTCAAATGAAAGACACCGCGGTTCTGTTGAACTTTGCCCGCGGCGAATTGGTCAATACGGCTGATATGCTGGCAGCATTGAAAGAAAAGCGCATCCGCAAGTACGTAACGGATTTCGCGGACGAAGCTTTGCTTCACAACGATGACATCATTGTAATGCCTCACTTGGGAGCTTCTACTGAAGAAGCTGAAGTGAACTGCGCAATCATGGCAGCCCAAACATTGAAATACTTCCTTGAAACAGGGAATATCGTGAATTCCGTGAACTTCCCGGGAGTCGATATCGCGATGCATTCTCCAATCCGTATAACTGTCATCAACAAGAACATCCCGAACATGGTCGGCCAGATTTCTTCCGGCTTGGCTAAATACTTCATCAACATCGAAGATATCCTGAACCGCAGCCGCGGCAGCTACGCCTACACTGTCATCGATATCGCCGAAACAGACCAAGCAGTACTGGATGAAGTTATTGAAAAAATCAAAAAAATCGATGGCGTCGTGAACGTCCGCGTCATCAGAAGATAA
- the secG gene encoding preprotein translocase subunit SecG, giving the protein MSLYDVLLTALLVVSVLLIIVVLMQPSKTNAASTLTGGAEQLFGKQKARGFEAVLRQITVVLGALFILIALALTYLSSN; this is encoded by the coding sequence TTGTCATTATACGATGTACTATTAACGGCCCTGTTGGTTGTTTCTGTGCTGTTGATCATTGTTGTGCTGATGCAGCCATCAAAAACAAATGCAGCCAGCACGCTTACAGGTGGAGCAGAGCAATTATTCGGAAAACAAAAGGCAAGAGGTTTTGAAGCGGTATTGCGTCAGATCACAGTCGTTCTCGGAGCGCTGTTCATCCTGATCGCCCTGGCTTTGACCTATCTATCCTCAAATTAA
- a CDS encoding alpha/beta fold hydrolase translates to MKAINLPEPFFFEAGPRAVLLLHAYTGSANDVRLLGRFLERNGYTVYAPNFTGHATGRFEDILDLGGPDVWFADAMRAKAELMEKGYDQIAVFGLSMGGIMATRAIEMGGFIGGGSFNSPIISFEESRVPISFMHFAKLSKKKLGMANLEIEHELALMKPKLTAQLAQLDEFTELIKANLADITVPYYIAQSGKDEMISADCGKVLANSIQDAEVDYHFFPEATHVITVGKDRNIFEETVLAFLNRLNWNEG, encoded by the coding sequence ATGAAAGCAATCAATTTACCAGAACCCTTTTTCTTCGAAGCTGGTCCGCGTGCCGTCCTTTTGCTGCATGCCTACACCGGCAGCGCAAATGATGTGCGTTTGTTGGGACGCTTTTTGGAACGGAACGGGTATACTGTATATGCACCGAATTTTACGGGGCATGCGACCGGCCGTTTTGAGGACATCCTCGATTTGGGCGGCCCGGATGTCTGGTTCGCTGATGCCATGCGCGCAAAAGCAGAACTGATGGAAAAGGGCTACGATCAGATCGCCGTATTCGGCTTGTCAATGGGCGGTATCATGGCGACGAGAGCCATTGAAATGGGCGGATTCATCGGTGGTGGCTCCTTCAATTCACCGATCATCAGTTTCGAGGAATCGCGGGTGCCGATCAGCTTTATGCATTTCGCCAAGCTGTCGAAGAAGAAACTCGGCATGGCAAATCTGGAAATCGAGCACGAGCTGGCGTTGATGAAGCCAAAATTGACTGCCCAACTTGCCCAATTGGATGAGTTTACGGAACTGATCAAGGCGAATCTTGCCGATATCACAGTTCCCTATTACATCGCGCAATCCGGCAAGGATGAAATGATCAGCGCCGACTGCGGGAAAGTATTGGCGAACAGCATCCAGGATGCTGAAGTGGATTATCATTTCTTCCCTGAAGCAACGCATGTCATCACCGTTGGGAAAGACAGAAACATATTTGAAGAAACAGTTTTGGCATTTTTGAACCGACTAAATTGGAATGAGGGATAA
- the rnr gene encoding ribonuclease R — MRKIDQIQIDVLAYFQEHAGKSMTLKEVSEALGYTDSDEFKALVKVFAQLEERGILLLNKTGQFRLKTQIATMTGTFRSNDRGFGFVTIDPNESDLFIPRGRTGSAMEGDTVEVKITREAEPWNDRGVEAEVTAVLTRKSNQVVGEFVPYDSDRREETGFLGFVVPQDTKINSIVVYIKPEGIHPVEGSVCLVEITSYPTPQNPIKMEGLVTKEIGHKDAPGVDILAILYKFGIPSEFPEDVLVQAENIPLEIPAEALEGRRDLRSEQIVTIDGADAKDLDDAISLKKLENGNYLLGVHIADVSYYVTENSPIDREAYERGTSVYLTDRVVPMLPQKLSNGICSLLPHEDRLTMSCEMELDADGEVVAYDIFSSVIESKQRMTYSDVNGILMDHDKKLREKYSDFVPMFEEMASLHEILLKKRQKRGAIDFESDEAKIIVDENGHPLDIYVQDRGVGERLIESFMLSANETIAHHFTKANLPFIYRIHEQPDPAKMMRFLEFVTTFGILVSGTHENVKPKQLQAVLAKVKDEPYEAVVSTTLLRSMQQAKYDAVPVGHYGLAAKDYTHFTSPIRRYPDLIVHRLIRTYGKGIVDPKVVEKWKGQLPDIAVQSSQMERRSVDAERETESLKKAEFMMDKIGQEFEGVISSVTKFGIFVQLPNTVEGLVHISKMAEDYFNYIESHMLLMGERTGVMYRIGQKVKIKVENSDPVTRAIDFSLVIDKDKTQSQSDQDLVKQIRSKIPKSKKRKPGQSDRDSGPRKKTAKGKEPFYSRTGKKAKGKKDRGKKK; from the coding sequence ATGAGAAAAATAGATCAGATCCAAATTGACGTTCTAGCCTATTTTCAAGAACATGCCGGGAAAAGCATGACCTTGAAGGAAGTAAGTGAAGCGTTGGGATACACGGATTCCGACGAATTCAAAGCCTTGGTGAAAGTTTTTGCTCAATTGGAGGAAAGAGGCATACTGTTGTTGAATAAGACAGGACAATTCCGCCTAAAAACGCAAATTGCGACTATGACGGGGACTTTCCGCAGCAACGACCGTGGTTTCGGCTTTGTGACGATCGATCCGAACGAAAGTGACCTCTTCATCCCACGCGGCAGAACAGGCAGTGCGATGGAAGGCGATACGGTCGAGGTGAAGATTACCCGCGAGGCGGAGCCTTGGAATGACAGAGGCGTCGAAGCTGAGGTGACCGCTGTTTTGACGCGCAAATCGAATCAGGTCGTAGGCGAATTTGTACCTTACGATTCGGATCGCCGTGAAGAAACCGGCTTTTTGGGATTCGTTGTTCCGCAAGACACGAAAATCAACAGCATCGTTGTTTACATCAAACCGGAAGGCATCCATCCTGTGGAAGGCAGTGTCTGTCTGGTTGAAATCACCAGCTATCCGACACCGCAGAATCCAATCAAAATGGAAGGATTGGTCACGAAGGAAATCGGCCATAAGGATGCACCAGGCGTTGATATCCTGGCCATCCTGTATAAGTTCGGAATTCCTTCCGAATTTCCGGAAGATGTCTTGGTCCAGGCTGAAAACATTCCTTTGGAGATTCCAGCCGAGGCGTTGGAAGGCAGACGGGATCTGCGTTCGGAACAGATTGTCACAATCGATGGTGCTGACGCCAAAGACTTGGATGATGCGATTTCCTTGAAGAAACTAGAGAATGGCAATTATCTTTTGGGCGTGCATATCGCGGACGTTTCCTACTACGTGACGGAAAATTCTCCGATCGATCGCGAAGCCTATGAGCGCGGTACCAGCGTCTATTTGACGGACCGTGTCGTGCCGATGCTGCCCCAAAAATTATCCAACGGCATCTGTTCCTTATTGCCGCATGAAGATCGTTTGACGATGTCCTGTGAAATGGAACTGGATGCGGATGGGGAAGTGGTCGCCTACGACATTTTCTCGAGCGTCATCGAGTCCAAACAGCGGATGACTTATTCGGATGTCAATGGGATCTTGATGGATCACGACAAGAAGTTGCGCGAAAAATACAGCGATTTTGTGCCGATGTTCGAAGAGATGGCCAGCCTGCATGAAATCCTCCTGAAGAAGCGCCAAAAACGCGGGGCCATCGATTTCGAATCCGATGAAGCGAAAATCATCGTGGACGAAAACGGCCACCCGTTGGACATCTATGTGCAGGATCGCGGTGTCGGCGAGCGCCTCATCGAATCCTTCATGTTGAGCGCAAATGAAACGATCGCCCATCATTTCACGAAGGCAAATCTGCCTTTCATCTACCGGATCCATGAGCAACCGGACCCGGCCAAAATGATGCGCTTCCTGGAATTCGTGACGACCTTCGGCATTCTTGTGAGCGGTACGCATGAAAACGTAAAACCGAAGCAACTGCAGGCTGTTTTGGCGAAAGTCAAGGATGAGCCCTACGAAGCTGTTGTTTCGACCACGCTTTTGCGCAGCATGCAGCAAGCGAAATATGATGCTGTTCCCGTGGGCCACTACGGACTGGCTGCAAAAGACTATACTCATTTCACTTCACCGATCAGAAGGTATCCCGATCTGATTGTTCACCGTTTGATCCGCACGTATGGAAAAGGCATCGTCGATCCGAAGGTGGTTGAAAAATGGAAGGGACAATTGCCGGACATCGCTGTTCAGAGCTCGCAGATGGAACGCCGCTCCGTAGATGCGGAACGCGAAACCGAATCGCTTAAGAAGGCAGAATTCATGATGGACAAAATCGGCCAAGAGTTCGAAGGTGTCATCAGCTCCGTTACGAAATTCGGTATTTTTGTGCAGTTGCCAAACACTGTGGAAGGCCTCGTGCATATCTCGAAAATGGCGGAAGATTACTTCAACTACATTGAAAGCCATATGCTTTTGATGGGTGAACGCACCGGCGTCATGTACCGCATTGGCCAAAAAGTCAAAATAAAAGTAGAAAATTCGGATCCGGTCACGCGCGCGATCGATTTCTCATTGGTCATCGACAAGGATAAGACCCAGAGCCAGAGCGATCAGGATCTGGTCAAACAGATCCGCTCGAAGATTCCGAAGAGCAAAAAACGGAAACCGGGCCAATCCGATCGCGACAGCGGACCGCGCAAAAAGACCGCAAAAGGAAAAGAGCCATTCTATTCCCGTACAGGCAAAAAAGCCAAAGGGAAAAAGGACAGAGGCAAAAAGAAGTAA
- the smpB gene encoding SsrA-binding protein SmpB, giving the protein MPKGEGKVLAQNRKASHDYIILDTIEAGMVLTGTEIKSVRKAKINLKDGYASIRNGEVFLQNVHISPFEQGNIFNHDPLRTRKLLLHKKQIKYLIEETKTTGVTLVPLKVYLKNGVAKVLIGLAKGKKSYDKRDALKQKDMKREIDRAMKER; this is encoded by the coding sequence ATGCCAAAAGGCGAAGGAAAAGTTTTAGCGCAGAACAGAAAAGCCAGTCATGATTACATCATCCTGGATACGATAGAAGCCGGGATGGTGCTGACAGGAACGGAAATCAAATCCGTCCGCAAAGCGAAAATAAACCTGAAGGACGGCTACGCAAGCATCCGGAACGGGGAAGTATTTCTCCAGAATGTGCATATCAGCCCATTCGAACAGGGCAATATCTTTAACCATGACCCGCTGCGTACCAGGAAATTACTGCTGCATAAAAAGCAAATCAAATATTTGATTGAAGAGACCAAGACGACTGGCGTCACGTTGGTGCCGTTGAAAGTCTATCTCAAAAATGGCGTCGCGAAAGTACTCATCGGGCTGGCAAAAGGGAAAAAGAGCTACGATAAGCGCGATGCATTGAAACAAAAAGATATGAAACGTGAAATCGACAGAGCAATGAAGGAAAGATAA
- a CDS encoding fructose-1,6-bisphosphatase → MITKDKYLRLLAKEYPTAAKTVTEIINLEAIMNLPKATEHFISDLHGEYDAVQHVLRNGSGNVKEKIREIFQGRLSTREMNQLATIVYYPEDKIDMIVDSLESEEEINEFYSLTLLRITELCAFTVSKYTRSKVRKAIPADYAYIIEELLFKDTIMTNKEDYYEKIIKTVISLDRATELIAAISHVIQRLVVDHLHVVGDIYDRGPFPDKIIDTFMDGHELDIQWGNHDVLWMGAASGSAACMANVIRICARYNNLEIIEDAYGISLRPLITFAEMVYKEDRYEPFMPKINTEDESKIFPEEIRQIAKMNQAISIIQFKLEGEIIKRHPEFDMADRMVLDFINYETGTVKLDGKEYPMLCDYFPTVDPADPYRLSEEEMLVVERLLTGFLNSERLQKHVQFLFSKGSMYLSYNDNLLFHGCVPLNPDGSFMELPIANVKYSGKALLDKYEEVLRRGYLNREATKRNIRSLDLIWYLWEGKASSLFGKDKMTTFERLYVADKETHIEKKNLYYEQRDNVELSYKILKEFGLDPNKGHIINGHTPVKEKIGENPLKADGKLIVIDGGFSKAYQNTTGLAGYTLLYNSFGMQLVSHQPFTSRQDAIENEKDIVSTRRIVDKELERKTVRQTDVGKKLTQQVIDLQQLLRAYKSGEIVEDLLSDK, encoded by the coding sequence ATGATAACGAAAGACAAGTATCTTCGATTGCTGGCAAAAGAATATCCGACAGCAGCAAAAACAGTAACCGAAATCATCAACTTGGAAGCCATCATGAACTTGCCGAAAGCAACCGAGCACTTCATCAGTGACTTGCATGGGGAATACGATGCCGTGCAGCATGTACTCAGGAATGGATCCGGGAACGTCAAAGAAAAGATCCGCGAGATTTTCCAAGGGCGCCTGAGCACCCGTGAAATGAACCAGCTTGCGACAATCGTCTACTACCCGGAAGACAAAATCGACATGATTGTGGACAGCTTGGAATCCGAAGAGGAAATCAATGAGTTTTATTCGTTGACCTTGTTGCGCATCACGGAACTTTGCGCGTTCACCGTTTCGAAATACACGCGATCGAAAGTCAGAAAGGCGATTCCGGCCGATTATGCCTACATCATCGAGGAACTGCTTTTCAAAGACACGATCATGACGAACAAAGAGGATTATTACGAAAAGATCATCAAAACCGTCATTTCCTTGGACCGCGCCACCGAATTGATCGCTGCCATCTCGCATGTCATCCAGCGTCTGGTGGTAGATCACCTGCATGTTGTCGGGGACATCTACGACAGAGGGCCGTTCCCTGACAAAATCATCGACACCTTCATGGACGGACACGAGTTGGATATCCAATGGGGCAACCATGATGTCCTCTGGATGGGGGCCGCTAGCGGGTCGGCAGCCTGTATGGCCAATGTCATCCGTATCTGTGCCCGTTACAACAACCTTGAAATCATCGAGGATGCCTACGGGATCTCTTTGCGTCCGCTGATTACGTTTGCGGAAATGGTCTACAAGGAGGACCGCTACGAACCGTTCATGCCGAAAATCAATACCGAGGACGAAAGCAAAATCTTCCCGGAGGAAATTCGCCAGATCGCCAAAATGAACCAGGCCATTTCAATCATCCAGTTCAAACTCGAAGGTGAAATCATCAAACGCCACCCAGAATTCGACATGGCCGATCGGATGGTGCTGGACTTCATCAATTACGAAACAGGAACGGTGAAATTGGATGGGAAAGAATATCCGATGCTGTGCGATTATTTCCCGACAGTCGATCCAGCCGATCCGTACCGCTTGAGCGAAGAGGAGATGCTGGTTGTCGAAAGGCTCTTGACCGGTTTCCTGAATTCCGAAAGACTGCAGAAACACGTCCAGTTCCTTTTCAGCAAAGGCAGCATGTATTTGAGCTATAACGACAATCTGTTATTCCACGGCTGTGTGCCGCTGAATCCGGACGGCAGCTTCATGGAGCTGCCGATCGCGAACGTCAAGTACAGCGGCAAAGCCCTCCTGGACAAGTACGAAGAAGTGTTGCGCAGAGGCTATCTGAACCGCGAAGCAACGAAACGCAACATCCGCAGTCTCGATCTGATTTGGTATCTGTGGGAAGGCAAAGCGTCGTCCTTGTTCGGCAAGGATAAGATGACGACTTTCGAACGCCTTTATGTTGCGGACAAAGAAACGCATATCGAGAAGAAGAACTTGTATTACGAGCAGCGCGACAACGTGGAACTGTCCTACAAAATACTGAAGGAGTTCGGCCTGGACCCAAACAAAGGCCATATCATCAACGGCCACACGCCTGTCAAAGAAAAAATCGGCGAGAATCCGCTGAAGGCGGACGGCAAGCTGATCGTCATCGACGGCGGCTTCTCAAAAGCCTACCAGAATACGACGGGGCTGGCCGGCTATACGCTACTGTACAACTCTTTTGGGATGCAGTTGGTTTCGCACCAACCGTTCACTTCCCGTCAGGATGCCATCGAAAACGAAAAGGACATCGTTTCGACCCGACGCATCGTCGACAAGGAATTAGAACGCAAGACGGTAAGGCAGACAGATGTCGGCAAGAAACTGACCCAGCAAGTCATCGACCTGCAACAATTGCTGCGGGCCTACAAATCCGGCGAAATCGTGGAAGATCTGCTCAGCGACAAATAG
- a CDS encoding histidine phosphatase family protein, whose translation MRHGETYLNKYNRMQGWSDTPLTPRGRRDVMRSGAGLGDVKFDAVYCSDLRRTFETAQIILKENQHADHLKVVAMPEFREIFFGSFEGLDASETWGNLNKFLGSPDGEPNYDAHRSVIEELNGLKDMDPYHEAEDYMTFWLRVERGLIKLINEHRDSERNILIVSHGMTIRNMIHAVIPDFSIDRHLDNASISVVRYEDGFYHLDLYNGTDHFVEDFTPADEQEPEVHKVTPADKVEEDVK comes from the coding sequence ATGCGACACGGAGAAACTTATCTGAATAAATACAATCGGATGCAAGGCTGGTCCGATACCCCACTGACGCCCAGAGGCAGACGCGATGTCATGAGAAGCGGAGCGGGCTTGGGCGATGTCAAGTTCGATGCTGTCTATTGCAGCGACTTGAGACGTACATTTGAAACAGCACAGATCATTTTAAAAGAAAACCAGCATGCCGATCATCTGAAAGTGGTGGCTATGCCCGAATTCAGGGAGATATTCTTCGGTTCTTTTGAAGGGCTGGATGCGAGCGAAACCTGGGGGAACCTGAATAAATTCCTGGGAAGCCCGGATGGTGAGCCTAATTATGATGCCCACCGCTCCGTCATCGAAGAGCTGAACGGATTGAAAGACATGGATCCGTACCACGAAGCGGAAGACTACATGACTTTCTGGCTGCGCGTCGAACGCGGTTTGATCAAACTGATCAACGAACACCGCGATTCCGAAAGAAATATCCTGATCGTTTCCCACGGGATGACGATCAGGAATATGATCCATGCGGTCATTCCTGATTTCTCGATCGACCGCCATCTGGATAATGCCAGCATATCGGTCGTCCGCTATGAGGATGGTTTCTATCATCTGGACCTCTATAATGGCACCGATCATTTTGTCGAAGACTTCACACCTGCTGATGAGCAGGAACCGGAAGTCCACAAAGTGACGCCAGCCGATAAAGTCGAAGAGGATGTCAAATAA
- the carA gene encoding glutamine-hydrolyzing carbamoyl-phosphate synthase small subunit has product MKQRRFLVLEDGSCYPGYAFGSEKDAIGEIVFNTGMTGYQETLSDPSYTGQIITFTYPLIGNYGINEDDFEGVHPGLKGMVVHELAEHPSNFRCTKTLDVALKEFDVPGIYGVDTRSITKKIRNAGVMRGTMVKNADNLDEIVASLKAYELPVDEIQMNSIKEIKKYAGEGPRVVLLDFGFKDNILAELLKRGCEVILAPWNTSAEEILAYKPDGIMLSNGPGDPTSVPEAIETIKQLIAQENLPIFGICLGHQLISLASGATTYKMKFGHRGANHPVKDLETGKISLTSQNHGYAVDEESLGQTDLIATHRALNDGTNEGVKHKTKPVFSVQYHPEAAPGPHDANYLFDHFVDMMKAVQGGKQHA; this is encoded by the coding sequence ATGAAACAACGTAGATTTTTAGTTTTAGAAGATGGCAGCTGCTATCCAGGATATGCTTTCGGATCAGAAAAAGATGCAATCGGGGAGATCGTATTCAACACAGGGATGACTGGTTACCAAGAAACTTTGTCCGATCCTTCCTACACAGGCCAAATCATCACTTTCACTTATCCGTTGATCGGCAACTACGGCATCAACGAAGATGACTTTGAAGGGGTACATCCGGGCTTGAAAGGGATGGTCGTGCATGAATTGGCGGAACATCCGAGCAATTTCCGTTGCACCAAAACGTTGGATGTAGCTTTGAAGGAATTTGATGTACCAGGAATCTACGGCGTGGATACACGCAGCATCACCAAAAAAATCCGCAATGCCGGCGTTATGCGCGGCACGATGGTAAAAAATGCGGACAACTTGGATGAGATTGTCGCATCGTTGAAAGCCTACGAATTACCGGTTGACGAAATCCAAATGAATTCGATAAAAGAAATCAAAAAATATGCGGGTGAAGGTCCACGCGTTGTCTTGCTTGACTTCGGCTTCAAGGACAACATCCTTGCAGAATTATTGAAAAGAGGCTGCGAAGTCATTCTGGCTCCTTGGAACACAAGCGCAGAAGAAATCTTGGCCTACAAACCGGATGGCATCATGTTGAGCAACGGACCTGGAGATCCGACATCCGTTCCGGAAGCCATCGAGACGATCAAGCAATTGATTGCGCAGGAAAATCTGCCGATTTTTGGAATTTGCCTAGGACACCAATTGATCTCATTGGCGAGCGGCGCGACAACCTACAAAATGAAATTTGGCCACCGCGGAGCAAATCATCCGGTGAAGGATCTCGAAACCGGCAAAATCAGCCTGACGAGCCAAAACCATGGCTATGCCGTGGATGAGGAAAGCCTGGGCCAGACAGACTTGATCGCAACCCATCGTGCTCTGAATGACGGCACGAACGAAGGCGTAAAACATAAAACCAAACCGGTCTTCTCGGTTCAATACCATCCGGAAGCGGCACCCGGACCACACGATGCCAATTATTTGTTCGATCATTTTGTAGATATGATGAAAGCAGTCCAAGGAGGAAAACAACATGCCTAA